A section of the Pseudomonadota bacterium genome encodes:
- the flgB gene encoding flagellar basal body rod protein FlgB produces the protein MDLGDFPVFRMMKQKLGWLNQRQRVIAENIANADTPNYRAQDLKQIDFRKVPTNKVFSNALTRTHEGHIKGSGTAQSFRITRENADYEINPSGNSVVLEEQMLKSTQNAGDHQLVTSLYRKHISLFRIALGRGAGR, from the coding sequence ATGGATTTAGGTGATTTTCCTGTTTTTCGTATGATGAAACAAAAGTTGGGTTGGTTGAACCAGCGGCAGAGGGTGATAGCAGAGAATATCGCAAATGCTGATACGCCTAATTATCGAGCTCAAGATTTGAAGCAGATCGATTTTAGAAAGGTGCCTACCAACAAGGTATTTAGTAACGCGTTGACTAGAACACACGAAGGACACATAAAAGGCTCTGGTACTGCCCAGTCTTTTCGCATCACTCGTGAAAATGCAGATTACGAGATAAACCCATCAGGTAATAGTGTTGTGCTTGAAGAGCAGATGTTGAAATCTACTCAAAATGCGGGTGATCACCAGCTAGTTACTAGTTTATATCGTAAGCATATATCGTTGTTTCGTATCGCGCTTGGCCGCGGTGCAGGCCGATAG
- a CDS encoding EscU/YscU/HrcU family type III secretion system export apparatus switch protein, with protein sequence MRHKPSERSKSNIRPARKRPGVTNTLNRAKSAVDEKVAVALSYDPRDEYSAPEVVATGRGHIAEQLLKLALEYGVKIHEDADLAEILHALDIGDEIPVEAFVAVAEILRYIYDNEGVQPPEIAANAK encoded by the coding sequence TTGCGTCACAAACCATCCGAGAGAAGTAAGTCTAATATCAGACCGGCAAGAAAACGCCCCGGTGTAACAAATACTTTAAATAGGGCAAAATCTGCCGTCGATGAGAAAGTAGCAGTTGCTCTCTCATACGATCCAAGGGATGAATACAGTGCTCCAGAAGTTGTAGCGACCGGTCGTGGACATATCGCAGAGCAACTTCTTAAACTAGCTCTCGAATACGGAGTTAAAATACACGAAGACGCCGATTTAGCAGAAATACTTCATGCACTTGATATAGGCGACGAAATACCCGTCGAAGCTTTCGTCGCTGTAGCTGAAATATTACGCTACATTTACGATAATGAGGGCGTCCAACCACCGGAGATTGCCGCCAATGCCAAGTAA
- a CDS encoding flagellar biosynthetic protein FliO: MIELDYSRFVLALMIVVGLIGLFAFVLRRIGFGGIRTSSSSGQQRRLKIQEVASIDARRKLVLVRRDDTEHLVLLGLSQDLLIESGIPVSDSDETFTKGIKEESSFKRAITDVLSKTK; this comes from the coding sequence ATGATAGAATTAGACTACTCCCGGTTCGTTTTGGCACTCATGATTGTCGTGGGGCTTATCGGCCTATTCGCTTTCGTGCTCCGTAGAATCGGATTCGGCGGTATAAGAACAAGTTCGAGTTCCGGACAGCAACGGCGCTTGAAAATACAAGAAGTAGCATCCATTGACGCGCGTCGGAAGTTAGTTTTAGTCCGCAGAGACGACACTGAACACCTCGTTTTGCTTGGCCTATCACAAGACTTGCTTATCGAGAGTGGCATCCCCGTTTCTGACAGCGACGAAACTTTTACAAAAGGCATAAAGGAAGAAAGCTCATTCAAACGGGCAATAACAGATGTGCTGAGTAAAACAAAATGA
- the fliP gene encoding flagellar type III secretion system pore protein FliP (The bacterial flagellar biogenesis protein FliP forms a type III secretion system (T3SS)-type pore required for flagellar assembly.) — MTIHSRLPLDGHLVSKGVVLVIIVGVLILSCKTSFAQNVTMDFGQGGAAAGRIVQLIALLTVITLAPSILVMVTSFVRIVVVLSLLRTALGTQGTPPNTVIISLALFMTFFIMQPTLEKVYDDGISPLISESITEEQAFERSVAPLHAFMIRHVRDKDLALFLEMANVPKVEEVKNTPLRALIPAYMISELRRAFEIGFLVFVPFLIIDMVVASVLMSMGMMMLPPVMISLPFKLIFFVLVDGWYLITGSLVKSFNIGAPIG; from the coding sequence ATGACTATACACTCACGCTTACCCCTTGATGGCCATTTAGTAAGCAAAGGCGTCGTGCTTGTCATAATCGTGGGTGTGCTGATCCTATCCTGTAAGACGTCATTTGCACAAAACGTTACAATGGATTTTGGGCAAGGCGGTGCAGCCGCGGGTCGTATTGTGCAACTCATAGCTTTATTAACAGTGATTACGCTGGCACCTTCTATATTGGTGATGGTTACATCCTTTGTTCGTATTGTTGTAGTGCTGTCACTTCTTCGCACTGCTCTTGGCACCCAGGGCACACCGCCTAACACGGTCATCATTAGCCTCGCACTATTCATGACCTTTTTCATAATGCAACCCACACTTGAGAAAGTCTACGATGATGGAATATCACCCCTTATTTCCGAAAGTATTACTGAAGAGCAAGCCTTCGAAAGATCTGTAGCACCGCTGCATGCATTTATGATTAGGCATGTCCGCGACAAAGATTTGGCACTTTTTTTAGAAATGGCAAACGTGCCAAAAGTAGAGGAAGTAAAGAATACGCCACTACGAGCTCTTATCCCGGCTTACATGATATCAGAATTACGGCGTGCCTTCGAGATTGGCTTTTTAGTGTTCGTTCCCTTCTTGATCATAGATATGGTGGTAGCCTCGGTGCTCATGTCCATGGGCATGATGATGCTACCTCCGGTAATGATCTCCTTACCCTTTAAACTGATATTCTTTGTGCTAGTTGACGGCTGGTACTTGATCACCGGAAGCCTAGTAAAAAGCTTTAATATTGGCGCGCCCATTGGTTAA